The genome window TGGAAGGAGCTGGAAATGCTGGATGCGGCGGGCGCGGCCATCATCGAGATCGGCATGCCCTTTTCCGACCCCGTGGCCGACGGCCCGGTGGTGGAGGCGGCCTGCCTCCAGGTGCTGGAGGACGGCATCAACCTCACGTGGATCTTCGACGGGCTCAAAAAACGCAAGGGCACGCTCAACGCGGGCCTGCTGCTCATGGGCTATCTCAATCCCGTGCTGCAATACGGCGTGGAGCGCTTTGCCGAGGACTGCGAAGCGGCCGGAGTCTCGGGCCTGATCATCGCGGACATGCCCATTGACGAGGCCGACTTCGTGATCCGGGCCATGAAGCCACGCGGCGTGGAGCTCATCCCCCTGGTGGGCCTGAACACCTCCAAGGAGCGCATGAAACTCTACGCCAAGGAGGCCGAGGGATTCGTGTACATGGTCTCGGTGCTGGGCACCACGGGCCAGCGCGACAGCCTGCCCACGGAAATCAAGGCCAAGCTGACCGAGGCCAAGGAGGTCTTCGACATCCCGGTGGCCCTGGGCTTCGGGCTCAAGACACCGAGCCAGCTCACGCCCTTCGGGGACCTGGTGGACGCGGCCGTGGTGGGCTCCTCGCTCATCAGCCACATCAGGGACGGCGGCACGGCGGCATCCTACATGAAGGCCTGGACCTGAAAACAAAAGGCTCACCCCAAAAGGGGTGAGCCTTTCCCATTCGTATCTGAAAATGAGCTAAACGCCTTCCACCCGGCGTTCCTCGGCCTCACTGTTCAGCATGCGCTGTTCCGCGGTTTCAAAGATCCTGCCCATGGCGCTGAACAGGGATTCGACCTGCTCCTCGTCGTCCGAGGTCAGGGACCAGTCGTCGATCTTGGCGGACATGGCCTCCAGCTGAGACTGCAAAATTTCGATCCGGCGCTCCTCTTCCTCGGTGAGGACGATCTCGTCGCCGGGCTCGCCCCACAGCTCGCCCAGTTCGGCCATGATCTGATCCACGCGTTCCTCTTCGCCGGAGGAAAGCACCTTGCCCGGCTCGTCGCCGTAGATGGCGTCGAGCTCGTCCTCGAGCTGATAGATGCGTTTCAGGTCATCAATGCGCGGCTTGTCCTCTCCCTCCAGGCCGTAGATATCCGAGATCTCGCCGAAGATTCCCTCGACGCGCTCCCACTGGGTTTCGGTGAGCTTGCGGAACCCGCCCGCATTGCCCACGATCTCGTCCAGCTCGCCGGTAAGGGCGACCATGCGCTCCCGGTCCTCTGCGGAAAGATCCTCGAACGCGGCCGCAGCCGAATCCCTGCCATTGAGCATGGACAGGGCCTCGTTGGAAATGGACAGGCGAACCGCGGCCTGCGAGCCCTCATTGCCCTCGGCCTTGTCCTTTCCCTGCGCATGCCCGAATCCGGAGCGCCCGGGCTCCTCCATGTGTTTCAACAGCCTGTTGCTGTACGGCTCGACTCCCGGCCGATTGATGGTCAGTGCCATGACCCACTCCTTGTGTACCCTGAGAGATGAGAAAACCCTTCCTGCATGCCAATTTTGCAAAAACCGCTCCGGAAAAGTTTTCCCAACAAAAAAACCGCCGAATTTCTTCGGCGGCCTACATGCTTTCATATTGAAAAAACTACTTTTTTTTCTTCACCTTCGCCTTCAGCGCCTTCATGAGCTTGTCCGCATTCTTGTATTCCGGGTCCCTGCCACAAACAAAATCGAACATCTTCAAGGCCAGCTCATTGTAGCCCGCCTTGTTGAAGATCATGCCCATGTTGTACGCGATCTGAATGTCCTCGGTGTGAAAGAACGGGGACAATTCCGTGACCTTCTTCATGACCTGCCCGGCCTTGGAATACTCCTTGCCCTCCACGTAGGCCATGCCCGTGTTGAAATACAGGCTGGCGTCCTCCCGGTTGTACTTGGCCCCTTCCATGTAGGCCATGACGGCGTCCTGCCACCGCCCGATGCGGCGCAGGGCTCTGCCGAGACGGTTATAGTAGGTGGTATCCATGTCCAGACGGGCCAGCTTGCGATACTTGATGCAATCCTTGTAGATACGGGCCGCATGCTCCGGGCAATGATCCGCCACCGCGTCCGCATATTCCTCGGCAATGAAGGGGGCATCCTCGTAGTGCTGCGCCCCGGCCAGAGTCACGGCACCGGCCAGGTATTTCCCGGCCTCGTCGTAAACGCCCCGCCGCAGCAGGGTTTCACCGATCTCCTTCTTGCGCTCGAACAGCAGGGGTGAATGTTCGTCCAGCTGTATGAGGTACTCGAGAATCTTGTCCTCGTTCTCGTCCTCCCGGTAGAACTCCACCAGCTTCTTGAGCGGCGCCAGATAGGCGGGAGCGTTCAGTGCGGCGGCTTCGTAGCACTCCAGGGCGTCTTTGCGCCGGTCCAGCCCCTTGAGGGCGTCGCCCATGATCATGAGCGCGGCCGGACTGCCCTTCTTTATCTTCAGGATATCCCGGGCCACGCCATAGGCCAGGGCGAATTCCACCCGGCGAAGCCGATGCTTGGCCTCGCGGATCTTCTTTTCGATGGCGTCCTGCGGAAAAATGGTGAAGGCGATCTTCTCGATGAGCACGTTGACGGACGCTGGCTTGATGATGAAGTTGTCGGCTCCCGCCTCCATGAACCGGGCCAGGGTTCCCTTGTCCGCCTCGGTGGACAGGACCACCACGAAGGTCTCCGGGAACTCGACCTTGAACTTTTCCAGGAACGGCAAGGTGGAAACGCCGCCCACCACACTGTCCATGAACAGAAATGGCTTCTTCTGGTAGTCGAGATAGACCTGGATCTCCTGCTTGGCCCGGTCCGTGGAGCCCACCAGCCGAACGCGCTCCATCTCGATCTCCAGCTCCTTGTAAAAGGAGTTGCGGAAATTGACGTAAAAGGTCTTGTCCTCGCTGAGCACG of Salidesulfovibrio onnuriiensis contains these proteins:
- the trpA gene encoding tryptophan synthase subunit alpha, with the translated sequence MSSPMKDKILEAKAQGRTALIPYLPAGYPDRDQFWKELEMLDAAGAAIIEIGMPFSDPVADGPVVEAACLQVLEDGINLTWIFDGLKKRKGTLNAGLLLMGYLNPVLQYGVERFAEDCEAAGVSGLIIADMPIDEADFVIRAMKPRGVELIPLVGLNTSKERMKLYAKEAEGFVYMVSVLGTTGQRDSLPTEIKAKLTEAKEVFDIPVALGFGLKTPSQLTPFGDLVDAAVVGSSLISHIRDGGTAASYMKAWT
- a CDS encoding response regulator → MRRKERTKNVYVVKSSAEDMEDIKKRKDAESKNLYLLKAEDQAVNKYSEAVWDFVDTGGLFIVLSEDKTFYVNFRNSFYKELEIEMERVRLVGSTDRAKQEIQVYLDYQKKPFLFMDSVVGGVSTLPFLEKFKVEFPETFVVVLSTEADKGTLARFMEAGADNFIIKPASVNVLIEKIAFTIFPQDAIEKKIREAKHRLRRVEFALAYGVARDILKIKKGSPAALMIMGDALKGLDRRKDALECYEAAALNAPAYLAPLKKLVEFYREDENEDKILEYLIQLDEHSPLLFERKKEIGETLLRRGVYDEAGKYLAGAVTLAGAQHYEDAPFIAEEYADAVADHCPEHAARIYKDCIKYRKLARLDMDTTYYNRLGRALRRIGRWQDAVMAYMEGAKYNREDASLYFNTGMAYVEGKEYSKAGQVMKKVTELSPFFHTEDIQIAYNMGMIFNKAGYNELALKMFDFVCGRDPEYKNADKLMKALKAKVKKKK